In Fusobacterium canifelinum, a genomic segment contains:
- a CDS encoding LptF/LptG family permease: MTKKMDMYISKYFIKFFLMNIIGFMGVFLLAQTFKIIKYINQGKLVGGEIFDYILNLLPKMFVETAPLSVLLAGLITVSIMASNLEIVSLKTSGIRFLRIVRGPLIIAFVISLFVFFINNSIYTKSLAKINFYRRGEVDETLKLPTTKENAFFINNTDGYLYLMGKINRETGLAENIEVVKFENEISKPKEIITAKSAKFDIEENKWIFSNVNIYNVDTKETLTKSEYKSNLYKDDPSNFIRASAEDPRMLTIKELKKTIKEQKNIGEDTRIYLAELAKRYSFPFASFIVAFIGLSVSSKYVRGGRTTMNLIICVVAGYGYYLVSGAFEAMSLNGILNPFIASWIPNILYLIIGIYFMNRAEY; this comes from the coding sequence ATGACAAAAAAAATGGATATGTATATAAGTAAATATTTCATAAAATTCTTTTTAATGAATATAATTGGTTTTATGGGAGTGTTTTTACTTGCACAAACATTTAAAATAATTAAATATATCAATCAAGGTAAACTTGTAGGAGGAGAAATTTTTGATTATATCTTAAATCTATTACCTAAGATGTTTGTTGAAACTGCACCTCTTTCTGTATTACTTGCAGGACTTATAACAGTAAGTATAATGGCTAGTAACTTAGAGATTGTCTCACTGAAAACATCAGGAATAAGGTTTTTAAGAATAGTTAGAGGTCCTCTTATTATAGCTTTTGTAATTTCATTATTTGTTTTTTTTATAAATAATTCTATCTACACAAAATCACTAGCAAAAATTAACTTTTATAGAAGAGGTGAAGTAGATGAAACTTTAAAACTACCTACAACAAAAGAAAATGCCTTTTTTATAAATAATACAGATGGATATTTATATTTAATGGGAAAAATAAATAGAGAAACTGGTCTTGCAGAAAATATTGAAGTTGTTAAGTTTGAAAATGAAATTTCTAAACCAAAAGAAATAATCACTGCTAAAAGTGCGAAATTTGATATTGAAGAAAATAAATGGATTTTTAGTAATGTAAATATTTATAATGTGGACACTAAAGAAACACTTACTAAAAGTGAATATAAATCTAATTTATATAAAGATGACCCAAGCAATTTTATAAGGGCCTCAGCAGAGGATCCTAGAATGTTGACAATAAAAGAATTAAAAAAGACTATAAAAGAGCAAAAAAATATAGGCGAGGATACAAGAATATATCTTGCAGAACTTGCTAAGAGATACTCTTTTCCATTCGCTAGTTTTATAGTTGCATTTATTGGACTTTCAGTAAGTAGTAAGTATGTTAGAGGTGGAAGAACAACAATGAATTTAATTATTTGTGTTGTTGCAGGTTATGGTTATTATCTAGTATCGGGGGCATTTGAGGCTATGAGTTTAAATGGAATACTAAATCCATTTATAGCAAGTTGGATACCTAATATTTTGTATTTAATAATAGGTATATATTTTATGAATAGAGCAGAGTATTAA
- the rodA gene encoding rod shape-determining protein RodA, whose translation MQNNIYLKKISKFSVFFVVNILLLFIISLSTIYSATITKSEPFFLKEIIWFIISVFVFVGVSLVDYRKYYKYSTAIYIFNILMLLSVLVIGTSRLGAKRWIDLGPLALQPSEFSKLFLIFTFSAYLINNYSDRYTGFRAMFMSFLHIFPVFFLIAIEPDLGTSLVIILIYGMLLFLNKLEWKCIATVFISIAAFIPISYKFLLKGYQKDRIDTFLNPELDALGTGWNITQSKIAIGSGKIFGKGFLNNTQGKLKYLPESHTDFIGSVFLEERGFLGGSMLLLIYIVLLAQIIYIADTTEDKFGKYVCYGIATIFFFHIFVNMGMIMGIMPVTGLPLLLMSYGGSSLVFSFLILGVVQSVRIHRGNK comes from the coding sequence ATGCAAAATAATATTTACTTGAAAAAAATATCAAAATTTAGTGTATTTTTTGTTGTCAATATATTGTTACTTTTTATTATAAGTTTATCCACTATATATAGTGCAACAATAACTAAAAGTGAGCCTTTCTTTTTAAAAGAAATAATTTGGTTTATTATCAGTGTTTTTGTATTTGTTGGAGTATCCTTGGTAGATTATAGAAAATACTATAAGTATTCAACAGCAATTTATATTTTTAATATACTTATGTTATTATCTGTATTAGTTATTGGAACATCAAGATTAGGGGCTAAAAGATGGATAGATTTAGGACCATTGGCTTTGCAACCTTCTGAATTTTCAAAGTTATTTTTGATTTTTACGTTTTCAGCATATCTTATTAATAACTATTCAGATAGATATACAGGTTTTAGGGCAATGTTTATGAGTTTTTTACATATATTTCCTGTATTTTTCTTAATTGCTATTGAGCCAGATTTAGGAACTTCTTTAGTTATTATTTTAATTTATGGAATGTTACTTTTTTTGAATAAGCTTGAATGGAAATGTATAGCCACAGTTTTTATTTCAATAGCAGCTTTTATACCTATTTCATATAAGTTTTTATTAAAAGGTTATCAAAAGGATAGAATAGATACTTTTTTAAATCCAGAACTTGATGCTTTAGGAACTGGTTGGAATATAACTCAATCAAAAATTGCCATTGGTTCAGGAAAAATATTTGGTAAAGGATTTTTAAATAATACACAGGGGAAATTAAAATATCTTCCTGAGTCACATACAGATTTTATAGGTTCTGTTTTTCTTGAAGAAAGAGGATTTTTAGGAGGAAGTATGTTACTTCTTATCTATATTGTTCTTTTAGCACAAATTATTTATATTGCTGATACAACAGAAGATAAATTTGGAAAATATGTATGCTATGGGATAGCAACTATTTTCTTTTTCCATATATTTGTAAATATGGGAATGATAATGGGAATTATGCCAGTAACTGGATTACCATTGCTTTTAATGAGTTATGGAGGAAGTTCCTTAGTGTTTTCATTTTTAATACTTGGAGTTGTTCAAAGTGTAAGAATTCATAGAGGAAATAAATAA
- a CDS encoding RluA family pseudouridine synthase, producing MIEYIIDEEYESVRVDRFLRKHLKNISLSEIYKMLRKGKIKINNKKISQDYRLVLGDIVFIFLPENFKENNEEKFIELSQDRKEKLREMIVFENENLFIINKLLGDVVHKGSGHDISLLEEFRSYYSNNNVNFVNRIDKLTSGLVIGAKNIKTAREIAKEIQSGNIVKKYYILVNGKIEKDDFILENYLKKDEEKVIVSDVEKEGYKKSITHFKKIKEYSKYTLLEAELKTGRTHQLRAQLNHIGNNIVGDTKYGKNEKDDLMYLFSYYLKIDLYNLEIKLEIPNFFLI from the coding sequence ATGATAGAATACATAATTGATGAAGAATATGAGAGTGTTAGAGTTGATAGATTTTTAAGAAAACATTTAAAGAATATAAGCCTTTCTGAAATATATAAAATGCTAAGGAAAGGTAAAATAAAAATTAATAATAAAAAAATCTCCCAAGATTACAGATTAGTTTTGGGAGATATTGTATTTATATTTTTACCTGAAAATTTTAAAGAAAATAATGAAGAAAAATTTATTGAGCTTAGTCAAGATAGAAAAGAAAAATTAAGAGAAATGATAGTTTTTGAAAATGAAAACTTATTTATAATAAATAAATTATTAGGAGATGTTGTTCACAAAGGTAGTGGACATGACATTTCACTACTTGAAGAGTTTAGAAGTTATTATTCAAATAATAATGTAAATTTTGTGAATCGTATAGATAAATTGACATCTGGTTTAGTTATTGGAGCTAAAAATATAAAAACAGCTAGAGAAATAGCTAAAGAAATTCAATCTGGTAATATAGTAAAAAAATATTATATCTTGGTAAATGGAAAAATAGAAAAAGATGATTTTATTTTAGAAAATTACTTGAAAAAAGATGAAGAAAAGGTTATAGTATCAGATGTCGAGAAAGAGGGATATAAAAAATCTATAACACATTTTAAGAAAATAAAAGAATATAGTAAGTACACTTTATTAGAAGCTGAACTTAAAACCGGAAGAACACATCAGTTAAGAGCACAACTAAACCATATTGGCAACAATATTGTAGGGGATACAAAGTATGGAAAAAATGAGAAGGATGATTTAATGTATTTATTTTCTTACTATTTAAAAATAGATTTATATAATTTAGAAATTAAATTAGAAATACCAAATTTCTTTTTAATTTAA
- a CDS encoding M16 family metallopeptidase, translated as MENIKLKKLDNGITLITENLPDINTFSMGFFVKTGAMNETKKESGISHFIEHLMFKGTKKRTAKEISEFVDFEGGILNAFTSRNMTCYYIKLLSSKIDVAIDVLTDMLLNSNFDEESIEKERNVIIEEIKMYEDIPEEIVHEKNVEYALRGVHSNSISGTVASLKKIDRKAILNYLEKHYVAENLVVVASGNVDEKYLYKELNKKMKNFRKAKKEEILDLTYEIKKGKKVVKKPSNQIHLCFTTRGVSSNSKLRYPAAIISNILGEGMSSRLFQKIREERGLAYSVYTYLTRFENCGLLSVYVGTTKEDYKEVIKLIKEEFKNIKENGISERELRKAKNKYESAFTFSLESTGSRMNRLASMYITYGKIISLDKVREDIEKVTLKDIKKAAEFLFDEQYYSQTIVGDI; from the coding sequence TTGGAAAATATTAAATTAAAGAAACTTGATAATGGAATAACACTAATAACAGAAAATTTACCTGACATAAATACGTTTAGCATGGGATTTTTTGTTAAGACAGGTGCTATGAATGAAACTAAAAAAGAAAGTGGAATTTCACATTTTATAGAACATTTAATGTTTAAAGGGACAAAAAAAAGAACAGCAAAAGAAATTTCAGAATTTGTTGATTTTGAAGGTGGGATTTTAAATGCTTTTACTTCAAGAAATATGACTTGTTATTATATAAAACTTTTATCTTCAAAAATTGATGTAGCTATTGATGTTCTTACTGATATGCTACTTAATTCAAATTTTGATGAAGAAAGTATAGAGAAAGAAAGAAATGTAATTATAGAAGAAATAAAAATGTATGAAGATATTCCAGAAGAAATAGTACATGAAAAAAATGTTGAATATGCTTTAAGAGGAGTCCACTCAAATTCAATATCTGGAACAGTTGCAAGTTTAAAAAAAATAGATAGAAAAGCAATTTTAAATTATTTAGAAAAACATTATGTAGCTGAAAATTTAGTTGTTGTTGCTTCTGGAAATGTAGATGAGAAATATCTATATAAAGAACTAAATAAAAAAATGAAAAATTTTAGAAAAGCTAAAAAAGAAGAAATATTAGATTTAACTTATGAAATAAAAAAAGGTAAGAAGGTTGTAAAGAAACCTTCAAATCAAATACATCTTTGTTTTACTACAAGAGGAGTCTCTTCAAATTCTAAATTAAGATATCCAGCTGCAATAATTTCAAATATCTTAGGTGAAGGTATGAGCTCAAGACTATTTCAAAAAATAAGAGAAGAAAGAGGTCTTGCTTATTCAGTTTATACTTATCTTACAAGATTTGAAAATTGTGGATTACTTTCTGTATATGTTGGAACAACAAAAGAAGATTATAAAGAAGTTATAAAACTTATAAAAGAAGAATTTAAAAATATTAAAGAAAATGGTATATCAGAAAGAGAACTAAGAAAAGCTAAAAATAAATATGAAAGTGCTTTTACATTTAGCTTAGAAAGTACAGGTTCAAGAATGAATAGACTAGCTTCAATGTATATCACTTATGGCAAAATTATAAGTCTTGATAAGGTAAGAGAAGATATTGAAAAGGTTACTTTAAAAGATATTAAAAAGGCTGCTGAATTTTTATTTGATGAACAATATTATTCACAAACAATAGTAGGAGATATTTAA
- the dut gene encoding dUTP diphosphatase has product MKKVQVKVVREKGVELPKYETEGSAGMDVRANIKEPITLKSLERILIPTGLKVAIPEGYEIQVRPRSGLAIKHGITMLNTPGTVDSDYRGELKVIVVNLSNEAYTIEPNERIGQFVLNKVEQIEFVEVEELDSTERGEGGFGHTGK; this is encoded by the coding sequence ATGAAAAAAGTACAAGTAAAAGTTGTTAGAGAAAAAGGTGTGGAACTACCTAAATATGAAACAGAAGGTTCTGCTGGAATGGATGTTAGGGCAAATATAAAAGAGCCTATAACATTAAAATCATTGGAGAGAATTTTAATTCCTACTGGATTAAAAGTTGCAATTCCAGAAGGTTATGAAATTCAGGTTAGACCAAGAAGTGGGCTGGCAATAAAACATGGAATAACTATGCTTAATACACCAGGAACTGTTGATAGTGATTATAGAGGTGAATTAAAAGTTATAGTGGTTAATTTAAGTAATGAAGCTTATACTATTGAGCCAAATGAAAGAATAGGACAATTTGTTTTAAATAAAGTAGAGCAGATTGAATTTGTTGAAGTTGAAGAATTAGATAGTACTGAACGTGGTGAAGGTGGATTTGGACACACTGGAAAATAA